A single Paenibacillus kribbensis DNA region contains:
- a CDS encoding carboxymuconolactone decarboxylase family protein: protein MTVMNEKVHAYKDQISHLENKLPEVVHAYHRFTGECFQAGSLDEKTKQLIALGIGLFANNEVCTFYHVDEARSKGASDQEIMETIAVAAAVGGGHALSQGVTRVQKALQ from the coding sequence ATGACGGTTATGAATGAAAAAGTACATGCCTACAAGGATCAAATTAGCCATTTGGAAAATAAGCTGCCGGAGGTAGTTCATGCCTATCATCGTTTCACCGGAGAGTGCTTTCAAGCCGGGAGTCTAGATGAGAAAACCAAGCAACTGATTGCGCTCGGCATTGGTTTATTTGCTAACAATGAGGTATGTACCTTTTATCATGTGGACGAGGCCCGATCCAAGGGAGCCAGTGATCAGGAGATTATGGAAACCATCGCTGTAGCTGCAGCGGTAGGCGGAGGACACGCACTTAGCCAAGGGGTTACACGTGTACAGAAGGCGCTGCAATAA
- a CDS encoding xanthine phosphoribosyltransferase has protein sequence MEVLKKRILNEGVIASDQVLKLDGLLNHQVDPELTMEMGREFAARFREEKITRVVTVESSGIAVGFATALELGVPLVFARRKKTLLADPDALCERVPSFTKGIVTDIMLSRQFIHEQDRVLFIDDIIANGDAARGMVKIIQRSGAELVGFGVAVEKCFQAGARTIREQGIRVESLVKITSLADGKIEFAE, from the coding sequence ATGGAAGTATTAAAGAAACGAATTTTAAATGAGGGTGTGATTGCGTCAGATCAGGTGTTGAAGCTGGATGGTTTGCTTAACCACCAAGTTGACCCGGAACTGACGATGGAAATGGGACGAGAGTTCGCAGCCCGTTTCCGGGAAGAAAAAATCACCAGAGTCGTGACCGTGGAATCTTCAGGCATTGCCGTCGGCTTTGCCACAGCGCTGGAGTTGGGTGTACCGTTGGTATTTGCTCGTCGAAAAAAGACTTTATTGGCTGATCCGGACGCGCTGTGCGAACGCGTACCTTCGTTTACGAAAGGGATTGTCACGGATATTATGCTATCCCGTCAATTTATTCACGAACAGGATCGTGTGTTGTTCATTGATGATATTATCGCCAATGGCGATGCCGCGCGAGGCATGGTTAAAATCATTCAGCGTTCGGGAGCCGAACTGGTCGGATTCGGTGTCGCGGTGGAGAAATGCTTCCAAGCTGGAGCGAGAACAATTCGCGAACAGGGCATTCGTGTAGAGTCATTGGTCAAAATCACATCGCTGGCTGACGGTAAGATCGAGTTTGCTGAATAG
- a CDS encoding DedA family protein — protein MGQILAWILEYGYLAMFGLLALGVAGMPIPDEVLMIAFGGLVSQGHYNFIAALAVTFSGSMTGMMLSYTLGRLLGKPLLHRYGKWVRLTPSRIASSENWFGRYGTWGILFGYFVPGLRHVSSYLAGTTRLSVFRYISYASAGALLWCGTFLGIGHAVGMHWEQVAKLMEKVTHRVGLVVILLIVLGGITAWFWNKRKKNVT, from the coding sequence ATGGGTCAAATCCTTGCATGGATACTAGAATACGGATATTTGGCAATGTTCGGCTTGCTTGCCCTTGGAGTAGCTGGTATGCCGATCCCTGACGAAGTGCTGATGATCGCCTTCGGCGGGCTCGTGTCTCAAGGACACTACAACTTTATCGCAGCGCTGGCAGTTACATTTTCCGGGAGTATGACGGGAATGATGCTCAGCTACACGCTGGGTCGTCTGCTGGGCAAGCCGCTGTTGCACCGATACGGTAAATGGGTGAGGCTTACCCCCTCCAGGATTGCTTCTTCCGAAAATTGGTTCGGACGTTACGGCACCTGGGGGATTCTGTTTGGTTATTTTGTCCCCGGCCTGAGACATGTGTCCTCATATTTGGCAGGTACAACCCGTCTAAGCGTTTTTCGCTATATCAGTTATGCATCAGCAGGAGCGCTGCTGTGGTGCGGTACGTTTCTGGGGATTGGACATGCGGTGGGCATGCACTGGGAACAGGTGGCAAAGCTGATGGAGAAGGTGACGCATCGGGTAGGTTTGGTCGTCATTCTTTTGATCGTTTTGGGTGGAATCACCGCATGGTTCTGGAACAAGCGTAAAAAAAATGTTACATGA